One part of the Streptomyces sp. NBC_00286 genome encodes these proteins:
- a CDS encoding DUF397 domain-containing protein, protein MINANWQRSSFSPDGGNNCVEVAATDDGVALRESDIPNELLTTGRTTLYSLIRSAKAGAFQYPPS, encoded by the coding sequence GTGATCAACGCCAACTGGCAGCGTTCGTCGTTCTCCCCCGACGGCGGCAACAACTGCGTCGAAGTTGCTGCCACCGACGATGGCGTGGCCCTCCGAGAAAGCGACATCCCGAACGAGCTTCTGACGACTGGCCGCACCACGCTGTACTCGCTCATACGCAGCGCGAAGGCGGGCGCGTTCCAGTACCCGCCTTCGTAG
- a CDS encoding RCC1 domain-containing protein, with protein sequence MIAVFTDTATTTGSFSTAQSVAEGALCGWGLNSKGQLGLGDVTDRPTPTRIGTATNWTEVARGAAHTCAIRTGGTLWCWGLNDKGQLGLGNTLDRTTPVQVGTATNWSSITTGSYHTCGTRSNGTLWCWGLNDKGQLGLGNTVDRTTPTQVGTGTNWLPATGGLSHTCARRTGNTAWCWGINDKGQLGLGDTTNRTAPAQIPAFQAKAISIGSQAEHTFAVV encoded by the coding sequence GTGATCGCTGTATTCACCGACACGGCCACGACCACCGGTTCGTTTTCCACCGCCCAGAGCGTTGCCGAAGGCGCCCTGTGCGGATGGGGCCTGAACAGTAAGGGCCAGCTCGGTCTTGGCGACGTCACGGATCGCCCTACGCCCACCCGGATAGGCACCGCCACCAACTGGACCGAGGTCGCCAGGGGCGCCGCGCACACCTGCGCGATCCGGACCGGCGGGACCCTGTGGTGCTGGGGACTGAACGACAAGGGACAGCTCGGCCTCGGCAACACCCTCGACCGCACCACACCGGTCCAGGTGGGCACCGCCACCAACTGGTCATCCATCACCACCGGCAGCTACCACACCTGCGGCACCCGCTCGAACGGCACACTCTGGTGCTGGGGCCTCAACGACAAAGGCCAACTCGGCCTGGGCAACACAGTGGACCGCACCACGCCTACGCAGGTGGGCACCGGCACCAACTGGCTGCCCGCCACTGGAGGCCTCAGCCACACCTGCGCCCGCCGAACCGGAAACACCGCATGGTGCTGGGGGATCAACGACAAAGGGCAGCTGGGCCTGGGCGACACCACGAACCGCACCGCTCCCGCGCAGATTCCCGCCTTCCAAGCAAAGGCAATCAGCATCGGTTCGCAGGCAGAGCATACCTTCGCCGTCGTATAG
- a CDS encoding chaplin family protein — protein sequence MAAAATSILSLYGIPAFADSRAEGASGASSGAQSGDDVEASVRIDTDANGNSVGVSGEVVPSVEYAGGSNDASLDVDIDYGDDSGYGDDVGYGDDDSSDGGDDVGYGDDEGGYGDDGDGEDPGDPSTPPEEPSTSPPASTPPESTTPTPPRPDAPDDGPWTSEPPADEPPATETPLGDPPAEPPTLAETGGGEQALLASGAALLLTGGVILYRRGRAASQR from the coding sequence GTGGCTGCAGCCGCGACGAGCATTCTGTCTCTGTACGGCATCCCGGCGTTTGCGGACTCGCGTGCCGAAGGAGCCTCCGGGGCATCGTCCGGCGCCCAGTCGGGCGACGACGTCGAGGCTTCGGTACGCATTGACACAGACGCCAACGGCAATTCCGTCGGTGTGAGTGGCGAAGTCGTCCCCTCCGTCGAGTACGCGGGCGGATCGAATGACGCTTCCCTCGACGTCGATATCGATTACGGCGATGACAGCGGCTACGGGGACGACGTCGGTTACGGCGACGACGACAGTAGCGATGGCGGCGACGACGTCGGCTACGGGGACGACGAGGGCGGCTACGGAGACGATGGGGACGGGGAGGACCCCGGCGACCCGTCCACGCCGCCAGAGGAGCCGTCGACTTCGCCGCCCGCCTCCACTCCGCCGGAGTCGACGACGCCTACGCCGCCGCGGCCGGACGCCCCGGACGACGGGCCTTGGACTTCCGAGCCCCCTGCCGACGAGCCTCCGGCCACCGAGACCCCGTTGGGTGACCCCCCGGCTGAGCCGCCCACGCTCGCTGAGACCGGTGGTGGGGAGCAAGCGCTCCTGGCTTCGGGGGCTGCGCTGCTGCTGACAGGTGGCGTGATCTTGTACCGGCGAGGCCGGGCCGCTTCGCAGCGGTAG